From Flavobacterium alkalisoli, the proteins below share one genomic window:
- a CDS encoding FecCD family ABC transporter permease — protein sequence MQNKLSLYITFGMLLLVSLAVVSLYMGVYMFERHSLAEIIRGIIAQDSSVSQSDRFVIMDLRLPRIAMGVLIGSALAVSGTCLQGMFKNPLATPDLIGITSGASLFAAITIVLGSSIKPYIPEVFHYSLLSIMAFIGALLTMLLVYRISTTNGKTNVVVMLLCGVAFTALGFAIMGLLIYISKEEQLRDLTFWNLGSLAGATWTKNAILASIMAVAYILLINKGKALNAMMLGERDAQHLGIPVEKIKKQIVILTALMVGTSVAFAGTIGFVGLIVPYILRLIFKSNYNIILPLSAVMGSVLLLSADTVSRTIAQPSEIPIGILTAFMGAPIFIIILIRSRKSM from the coding sequence ATGCAAAATAAGCTCTCTTTATATATTACTTTCGGAATGCTGCTGCTGGTCTCACTGGCAGTAGTTTCCCTGTATATGGGAGTTTATATGTTTGAAAGGCATTCTCTTGCAGAAATAATCAGGGGCATAATCGCCCAGGACAGTTCTGTTTCTCAAAGCGACCGTTTTGTTATAATGGACCTAAGGCTGCCCCGCATCGCTATGGGCGTGCTTATAGGTAGTGCCTTAGCAGTATCGGGAACATGTTTGCAGGGTATGTTTAAAAACCCCCTTGCCACCCCCGACTTAATAGGAATAACATCGGGAGCATCACTATTTGCTGCCATAACCATTGTTTTGGGCAGCTCTATTAAGCCCTATATTCCGGAAGTCTTTCATTATTCACTGTTAAGTATAATGGCGTTTATAGGCGCATTGCTAACCATGCTTTTGGTATATCGCATTTCTACCACAAATGGTAAGACAAACGTAGTGGTTATGCTGCTTTGCGGCGTGGCCTTTACTGCCTTAGGCTTTGCCATAATGGGACTACTTATCTATATCTCTAAGGAAGAACAGCTAAGGGATCTGACTTTTTGGAATCTGGGCAGCCTTGCCGGAGCCACCTGGACTAAAAATGCAATACTGGCCAGTATTATGGCCGTAGCCTATATATTGCTCATAAATAAGGGCAAAGCCCTTAATGCCATGATGCTTGGCGAAAGGGATGCACAGCACTTAGGTATTCCCGTTGAAAAAATAAAAAAACAGATTGTAATATTAACTGCGCTAATGGTAGGAACCTCGGTTGCCTTTGCAGGAACCATAGGCTTTGTGGGGCTCATTGTCCCATACATTTTGAGGCTTATTTTTAAATCCAACTATAATATTATCCTGCCTCTTTCTGCCGTAATGGGAAGTGTACTTCTACTTTCGGCAGATACCGTTAGCCGAACCATCGCGCAGCCCAGTGAAATACCTATAGGCATACTTACTGCCTTTATGGGCGCGCCTATTTTCATCATAATATTAATACGCAGCCGAAAATCGATGTAA
- a CDS encoding heme/hemin ABC transporter substrate-binding protein, which yields MKKISLIVFFAISLFTATSCKNDVSKTEETTAEQKIETQRIISLNGAITEVVAALGHEKEIVGVDVTSTYPETVKSTAKDLGHVRSISVETVMELKPTLILATDKDLNPTLIENLKASGITVKVFSQDISVDGTKKLIAEVANTLNNNNYEKLQNDIDNDLAQVKPIEKTPKVLFIYARGANMLMVSGTNTPVDKVITLAGGQNAVSEFEDYKPLTPEALLQGNPDVILMFDSGLGSVGGPNGIFKIPGVDKTNAGKNKKIIAMDGGLLAGFGPRLGEAAVQLNTLLRENAK from the coding sequence ATGTTTCAAAAACAGAAGAAACGACTGCTGAACAAAAAATAGAAACACAACGTATCATATCCTTAAACGGGGCCATAACAGAGGTTGTAGCAGCATTAGGCCACGAAAAAGAAATTGTGGGTGTGGATGTCACCAGTACTTACCCCGAAACCGTAAAAAGCACTGCCAAAGACTTAGGACATGTAAGGAGTATTTCTGTAGAAACGGTTATGGAACTTAAGCCTACACTTATTTTGGCTACAGATAAAGATCTAAACCCAACCCTTATCGAAAACCTTAAAGCATCAGGAATTACAGTTAAGGTATTTTCTCAGGATATCAGTGTAGACGGCACAAAAAAACTTATTGCTGAAGTAGCAAATACTTTAAACAACAATAACTACGAAAAACTACAGAATGATATAGACAACGACCTTGCACAGGTAAAACCAATTGAAAAGACCCCAAAAGTACTTTTTATATATGCCCGTGGCGCTAATATGCTAATGGTTAGCGGTACAAACACACCGGTTGATAAAGTAATTACACTGGCAGGCGGTCAAAATGCCGTTTCAGAGTTTGAAGATTACAAACCACTTACACCGGAAGCCCTTTTACAGGGAAATCCGGATGTGATACTGATGTTTGATTCAGGTTTAGGAAGCGTTGGCGGTCCTAATGGAATATTTAAAATACCCGGAGTAGATAAAACAAATGCAGGAAAAAACAAAAAGATAATAGCAATGGATGGCGGGTTACTGGCAGGATTTGGTCCACGCCTTGGTGAAGCTGCCGTACAATTAAACACATTGCTTAGGGAAAATGCAAAATAA